GTTTACCCAAATTCATTTAATATGTTTctatttcaatattattttcttaaaaaaatattgtcttgaatttttttgaattaaacaaTGTTTTTACTGGTTATCTTTAGATCTATCAAGTTGATTAGATCATATCAAATCagtctttatataatttaaatttttttactaaaaaatattaataatatttagatatttcttttatatgttcaaaatttttttaatctagcgTGTATCAACGATTTAGCAAGAACTAAATTCttatagattttgtttttaataaaaagatcgCAATGATTTCATAGCAAACACACCATGACGTCAATGGGCTTGAGCCCACTTTATAATTAGAGGTCAGTTTTTATTTGGATCTTTGTGAAGGAATTTTAAGTTTCAACAACGAAATAATGGTGGCATGAAAGTCAACAGCTTTATGAGACAAAAAGACAGAGCCCACTGACTCGGCTGGGTTGGAAAAGTAAGTCTGGGTCcagaagaaagaagatgaaCATGCCGTGAAATGTTACGAGACCTGAACCGGGTCTACTCCCGGGTCATGGATAGGgtgttatctttatttattttggtaaaaaaaaaaagattggggtTTCTTGCCACCAGATTGGAGCTAGAGCTCGGATCAATGGGCCATTGATCGATTCAAATAAAAAGCACCGTGGCCGGAGCGTGAGGACACGCGCTTCTTCTGGGTTCATTTGAATTAGTGGGCTTGCTTGACCCATTCGCCTTCCAACAGAGAGCGCATAATCATGTTCGGCTGAAGCTCTTTTTATAAGCCCTGAGCTCATGTACATGAATTACAAGTCTATTTTCCagtctatttttaaaatattttttatttataaatatattaaaatattttttttattttttaaaaattatttttaatataacatattaaaataatttgaaaacactaaaaaaatattaatttgaagtaaataaaaaaataaaaaaattttaaatttttttaaaattatttttaaaacataaaaacaaacagaacaaTAATACAGGAATTGTGTAATTTATGCTAGTCTTTTTGCCTCTGCAAGCCACTctcaagaaaatgttttttatataattattgaaggaattttaattattttgattctaGAATTAAAATGTATCTCTGAATTCaaaattcttcttcttaattatgcatttttttatttaacaaagacatcgttttttattcatcatttttctagaaaaattaaagattaaaataaaaattcataaaaattttgatgatttaaatgcatgaaaaaatgtgtttttttatccaatttccctttcatttaatcatttatttccttttattttaataaaaaatatctttttattattgaaaaccttggtttttcatataaaatctaTCATGATTTGTACCAAGTCATTCTAaaccaagaaataaaaataatatctcaattGAAAGGGAAATTTACACTAATAAAGTTATACTATtgtatatagttttaaaatcaaaccTGATAGATGTATACGTGACAAGGTCTCATATCACAAATTGAAAGGATtaactataattaattaatttattttaaattaaaaaaatattattttgataaattattttttttaaaaaaaattaaagactagAATCCACTTGAATTTTAAGTGCATCATGtcaaatcaatcattttttttatttttctattaactCCATAGATTTAGATATCAAATCAATTCGTCAATAATATAAATAGGCTTTTGTGATAATTCAAGGACTCTTTATCATTGTATCAAATGATCACTTAGATGCTTATGCTTCATTATGAAAAAATTACTAAACTAGAATCTCCAcatgattgaataatttttttttattgttcttacAACATAAAAGCTTCGTTGCTTGAATTCATAAATACACCCGAGATTTTATTGAACATTTTTATCATGGATATAAATACTTAGGCGGTTGGATAAGAGGAGTCCATGGCTATGCCACAGAGACCATCTTTAATCTCGATGTCTCTCTGCATATTTAGGTCTCCTTCCTCACTCCAGCTTGTGCCTCAGGAACTCTTGACAATCCAATATTTGATACCATCACTAGTTGTATCATAACCAACCGCTACAACACCATGTTCCAACTCAGTTCTACGTTGTCCTGTGAAGACACCACTCgaatagaattaattaatagaaTGAACTATGAACAGACTTTTTATGATTGTCAGTGAACCAGAGCAGAATTGGAGGGCTGCAAGTCTTACAAACCACTTATTAGGGATCTTCCAGGGTGGATTTACTGATGTTCAATATctgaaaacaattttgaaacaaTATCAGTTAGGAAGGAAGGAAATGAGAAAGTCTTAATATAATTCATTGCAAGAAATAACAGTGTAATGATGTTGGTTTGCTGTCCCAGCAACCATGCAGGACGAAGTAATGAGAGAGCAGTGGAAATACTATAGCCTTTCAAGTAGAGATTTACAGTAGCTAGTTCCCTTCACCACAGCTTGACCAAAAGTTATTGAGTAACTGTGTGTCAAAGGCAAAGATATCTGATTGAGGAAGCCGGTGGGGTTTACTCACGAGAAATTATTCAGTTTTTATGTGGAAACAACCTGTGCTCATGTGATTCATTAATGAAGGTTTGAAAAATCGACAGAAATGGAAGTCCAGTGTTGCAGTAGGTCAAGAAGCTCTTGCTTAATCAGAATGTGTTTCCTGTGTTCATCAGCTACACGTTAGATTCTTTTTTTGTATCATCACTTCCTGCTCAACGTTGATACATGCCACAGTGCTGATGTTTTCAGAGCTTCAAAGGAAAAGCAACATTAATTAacgaaatttaatttttgaataaaaaataatcagtgtttatttatttagtgtcataaatttaattgtaatcttgatatatttctaattttttatatgaaaaaaaatcttatatgtttTATGCACTGTGATTGATTCCTCAAGATCAGTTTAATCACTAGAGGATGAACAACACATCCAAATGATGAACTCAGACactaattaatctttttaatatggtttataacACTGGACTTTAGCAATGAAAACTGATAGACTTTTCTGTATGGTATCTATGTAATAGTCCacttcatataataataattttttttaaaaagtaactatTAATTCTTGTTACATCTACCCTCCACCAAATTTGGAAATTAAGAGAGTAAGCATGCCTAAACCATTGTTTAgacctgctgctgctgctccatTAATGACCAGTTACCATATCTACTCATGTACGTGCGTGCATTGACAAGGATTCATTAAGCTTTGCACATTATAGAATCATAAACTTAGTTAAGTTGTGGTTGGCCGCCCTTGTGCACAAAACATGGACCTCTCTACAACCTTGAAGAAGCACAAACACACAGAAGGCATGGAAGCTGGTAGTTCCACCATTGGTAAAAATTGGAGGCTTTGCATATTTGCAAGCTTCATGAGTTTCATTGTActgatgttttttcaaaaacaatgtCAGAACAGCCCGAAACTTTCATCACTTCTAAATGTTGGTGTATCTATGTCAATGTCCAGTCTCACGTCCACGTCTAGTGAACTCTTGGAGTCCACAAACTTGGTCAAGAATGAGAGCACAAACTTGGTCGAGAATGACTTGAACCCTATGAAAGAGGAGGAAGTGAAGTGCAATATATTTGATGGAAAATGGGTTTATGAACCAGAGGGAGGCCCTCAACATACTGCAGCTGAATGTCCGTTTCTTAGTGAACAGGTAAGCTGCCAGAGGAATGGAAGGCCAGACTTTGAATATGAGAAATGGAGATGGGAAGCCAAAGACTGTGATGTTCCAAGGTAAGATTTCTTACCATAagtgcattttgttttgtttatgccCATGTTTTGTGGGGGTATTAGCCTATGTCCATGTTTTGTTTTATGGGGGTATTAGCCTATGCCCatgtttttttagcttattGCATTATAGGTCTTTTAAGCCAAGATTTTAgcttataaaaagaagaaaaaggtgcATGTTTTGTGTTCTTCTTAACAAAGATTGGTGTTCAAGGTTTAATGGCATAGACATGTTGGAGAGACTTAGAGGAAAGAGGGTGATAATAGTTGGAGATTCCCTCAACAGAAACCAATGGGAATCTCTAGCCTGCCTTCTTTATTCAGCCATACCTTCTTCTCAAGCTCATGTTGATGTTCGTAGCGGCGTCTATAAGGTCTTCAAAACAAAGGTAAGATTATTCTTTGTTATGCTATTATCGTCCTCCAGTGATTCTTAGTAGTTGATTAGTTGAATTATAACCCTCTAGCAATTTAAAAAACCTTGAAACGTAGAGTTTATTCCTCTTACAGGACTATAATTGTTCCGTGGAGTTTTATTGGAGCCCATTTTTGGTGCAACTTAAGCAAGAAAATGGGAACAGAATTCTAAGGCTTGACAAACTGTCACCCTTGGCCAAGAAGTGGCGTGGAGCTGATGTCATGGTATTCAACACTGCCCATTGGTGGGTTCACAGTGGGAAAGTGAAGTCGTAAGTTTCCTGTTGAGCTATAATGGCAGGTAGTCAACTTGTGGAATTTGAACGAGAAATCATGTCAAAATGGGTGATGACTTTGCAGGTGGGATTTGTTTCAATACAAAGGAAAATTAGTTGAGGAGATGGAGATCGAGTCTGCATTAAGAAAAGGCATGAGGACTTGGGCTCGTTGGATCGATCACTATGTTGATGCAACCAAAACAACCGTCTTTTTCCGCAGCATATCGCCACAACACCAAGGGAAGCAATGGTGTTACAATATAACACAACCCAATATGGATGAATCGTATGTGTCTGCATTTCCTAAACCAATGAAAGAAATTATTGAGATAACAATTCGGAGCATGATGATACCAGTGAGATACCTGAACATTACAAAGCTATCCGAGTATAGAAGAGATGCACATCCAGCTTTGTATGCAAGAAAACAGGAAAAGCTTTTGAAAACTGAGCAGCAACTGCAAGAAGAATCTCATCCTGATTGCAGCCATTGGTGTTTACCAGGGCTACCTGATACATGGAACAGGCTCTTGTATGCATCCTTGGTCGTGGACACTTCAAATTCCAAGCATTTGGTTGCTTGACCATCAGTGAGAGCTGTGCTGTCTTAGTTTAGAGTAATTTTACTGAACTCAAGttgtaaccaagaaaaaaacaactaaaatcgAGTTTTTATGTATTATCTTAGTTGCCAGTCATCAAGGTAGCAGCACCTTCTGCCTTCAAGTAACTTTGAAAATGtaagaacaaattaaaagaaatccaaTTATAGCAACTCTTGCAACTCTTTCAGCTCTCGAGAGAGTCCAAACTTCATGGATTTGCAACTGTGAGGAAGGAGGGAAACAATTTCTTCAACCATCTGAGGTTTAGTTTGGAACTCAAGGCACAAAGACCATGCATGTAAATAGAACTTGCGTCCCCATAATTTGAGGACAGcataaaataactataaataaatCCACAACTTTCATAATTATAGGAGGCGATTTATCAGTATTTCTTCTCTGCCGTTTCCCAACTTCAACAGTCAACGAAAAGAGAACAAACAAAGAAAGGGAATAAGGTTTGGGAGAAACCCAGCTGCCATTATTAACATCTGGCAAATCTTAATCACCCCATTCAGCAATTATATACGTGTGTGTGAATGCATCACTAAGAGTGTTTAGCATTATAATTCAgagtgcttttaaaaaatattttttgcttgaatgtattaaaattatttatttattttttagattttttatatcagcacatcaaaaacaataaaaagcattacaaaaacatcattttgaagtttttgtttaagaaaaaaacacttttaaaaagcatctaAAAAGCAACCTCACTCCCAAATACACTAGCCTAGTGAGGTTGCTGATAGCTAGACAAGCTCCCACTCTGGTTCTGAAGGATCATGAGATAAGGATCTCTTTGCTTCCTTTATAGAAAGAGTTGGCATTGAACTTGTTATactctcttcttctttggaTTTTGAATCACTGCTGCACTGTACAGCAAGCTGCTCATATTCCTTCATCACTGACCTCTTTCTTGAACAAAAAACATCCCGAATCTTCTAAATAAgaatattcaaagaaaaaattaatggagAGAGAGGCACAAGAATTTGATGATGGATTAAGTAAACGGAGTCGGTGGGACAGATTACCTTGTAAGGCCTGTTTTTGCCTTCACGGGGAACATGATGAAATTCATCTACATTCACCAAAACACATACTTCCTCAAGCCTAGCCTTGTCCACTTGAATGATTTCCATACCCTCGTCAATGATTGTACCATCTTCATCCGATTCTATTCTCCATTCATCTGAACTTCCAGCAAAATTAGGCTTAACATCAGTAGCTATAAAAAGTAATAACAAGAAAACAGAAATTATCAGCATATATAGATCATAAACACAGATTGaaattttgatggaaaaaaatggGCTTTGGAAGATATGGATGCCTAAACAGGACTGAATTGAGAAGCTGTTGTTAGGCTAACTTTCCAATCCCAAGATGCATCTTCCATGCTTGTTTAGAATTTGAGCAAACTTCGTTGTCAATTTTGGATTTGAATGTTCATAATGAATTTGATACTTTCAATGAAGCATCGGCATTCACCGCAAATAGTGAGGATAACATgaacatttttctttcttatcatTCGTGTTTCCTTGAAACGTCTGGAATTTAATTATAAAGAGAGACAAAATAAAGACAGGAGCAAGCTACTTTTGAAGTTAATCATAAACTGTAGTTTAGCAAATACATTGAACTCATGCCATTGTGCTTGCAAGCCCAGGACATTACTCTTGAACTAAAGCAATGTAGCTTAACCTATGGAATTAATTTCTCTTAAAACTCACTGCTGTTGGACATGAAAggttaataaaaatcaatggtTTAGCAAAGAAAACAAGAGCTTTATGCAGTCTGGGTAGGAAGGAAAAAAGTCCATATATTTTCAGATGTAAGACCATAAAGTTAAACAACCTTGGACATGATTGGCCAAAGAGCAAGAGAGTTAGAAACAAGCTAATCAGCAATTAAGCTTTGTCAGACAGATATACAATCCATGGAATAACACTCAATCATCCAACACATGCACACAAATTGCAAgactaaattaatcaaaatacagtTTATATCAATTAATCCATGGAGTTTGAAAATACAAATGATATAATGTGAAGAAACTTTATGCTATGATTGCCATTAAATAATAACTGATGTCCTGTTTAGGGTTATACACAACTTATTCAATGTTAAAAACTAGGTATAGTGGTCTGTATGTCTAATCCAAAAGTTCAGGAAACATAGAACATGATCAACTGTGGATACCAGAAGATTTATGTACCCTTGCTACAGCATTCTGTTTATACAACTCTACTGTAGTAATCAAGGTACAAATTGAAACAATTTTAAATAGTTCTAACAGCTAAGCTGACCAATCCTTCCATGAAAATACAACGGCCATGACTCAAAACCAATAGAGTGGCTTTGGTGCTACAGAAACAAGATACCAGAAAGAAAGCTGAAGAATATACACTATTTATTTAGCAGTCTAGAGAGTGCACAGATTGATAAGTTGATGAAATAAAATTCCAAATTGAACAACATTTTGCCAGACGCCATTTTCTGATATAATgaaatcctctctctctcttttctcatcAAGTCAGTTCCTCATTTGACTTTTTTAGCAGTGAATTATATTGCAAAACCAAATGACCACaaatacatgtatttttttttcctgatttcaaTATCAAGATGATTTTTAAGTGCATAAATGTAACATATGCATACCTGAATTAGACACAAAATCCTCCTCATAAGCAAATTTGTTAGTCTGCATATTCCCATTTGCAGCAGATTCTATCATAGAAACAAACTCATTGCTTATGCAAACACCTGAAGAAATAGAAGTCAAAATAGAACACTCTACaactacaaaaaaagaaaaaaaaaatcagaaagaaCTGTGCAAAAAACTCACCATTTGATTCTTCTAATAGGTTTCTGCTGGAAGGTCTACTGCATGTTCCTTCATGCCTGCCAGTTTCAGTGATATTAACCATATCCAATGGTGGTTTATTGAATGAGATCTCTGGCACGTGTTTGCTTgcattttttatctcatttttacTTTCTTCCATGGAGAAATGATCTGTAACTTCAACACACCCTGGAGTTGCAAGTCTTGCTGTCTGATCACAAGATGCTTCCAGATTTTGATCAGCAAGTTCAACATTTGATGAAAATTTACTCGAAAGAGTGGTGGTTCCTGATATCTCATTTGGAGACACATTATTGCAGTTAGAGTTTTTATCAGTATCTAGGTTTGATTTATTGGACAGACTTCCTTTACTATGCTGCCTTGAAATTCTTCTCACAGTAATCCTTCTACGCAGTGGGAGACAATCAGAACCAGAATCAGCAGTCATCTTCGGATCCTCGGCCAATTGCTCAGGATCATCAGCCTTTCCACATTTTTCTTCCATACCATCTTCTGGCTTCATATAGATCCCAACATCAGCTCCCGAATCTACAGGAAATTTGGAGACTGCCCCATTTGCAGGATCCTCTGAATCTGGAGAGCACAAATCTTGCATGACGTCCAAGTAGAATTTCCTCACATTATTACTAACAGTCTGCATCTGGTTTTCGACATATTTTACTGCTTCCTGTCCGAAACAACAACCACAACAACCAAGCCTAAATCCAAAATCAGAAAAGTAGCCAGGGGCAATTAGCTTTAGACAGTCAATTACTCAATTCCcaataaaatatcaatcaagCCATCAATAATTGGATGGGGACCATAAATAGGTAATGCACAGAGTGGAATGCACACCGGATAAGAGCTCAAAGGAGATCATCATGAATCTCTTTCCATGGAAATAATTGAAACAGAAAAATGATAAAGGCCAATCTCCTAAAAAAGCCACAACAGTACATTTGCAACTTGGGAGGAAACTGCACTGCTCTTGCAGGCCATTCGAATTCAGCTGCCTACAAATTTGGGCAGCAGAGAGATACAGCCCTTAGACTGGCCTTTTGAGATATATAGGTATTAGTTTCAGGTGACATTACAAAAAAGGGCGTACCTCGCGCATAATTTCTTCCACTTCCAGCAACCTAGCTTCAAATTTCAGATAAATGTCACCAACCCATGTTATACCTTTCAGCTCCATAATAGTCATAAATTAGCCTCACAGCAACAGGTGATAAACTTCTTCCACTTTGTAATTTAATAGTTACTGTGACAGCAATCCTCGCAGCTTCAATTCTCTATAGGAATTTAAACCAATATtcagtaaatgaaaaataattaaaatttttccatGCTCTTTTGCTGGACTATATCCTTCAGATAACCTTAACTTTCATGTATAAAGgaaacagaaacataaaaagaaaccaCAGAAACAAATATCACCAGTAAATATAAAACTGTAGGAGCAACTTTACATCAATAATTTAAGAttccttttttattcatttaagcTCAAAATCAAAAATTTACATCAATAATTCACTGGaccaacataaaaattatattaaattataccCACTTGAATAAACATTATACATAAACCACAACTAAAAgtctataaatttaaaattcagtAAAAAACTTTCAGGCAATTCATTGCATAGGAAGACAACTCAAGACATGAAGTATCAATTTAAGACTTATCCTTGAGCGGTTCAAATTTTCCTAAGAAGAAAGGTGgtaaatttagaaaaagaacCACCAAAATCCTGTcaattctaattttcttttagcTATCTCTGCGTATTGTAAATAGGtgatcgataaaaaaaaataaaaaatcacagtGCATAATACGTACCTAAAAAACCACGCTTAAAAATCAtgcaaaagagagaaagaactAAACTTTACAGCAAAAACAGAGATTGATAAAAGCTGAtgatcaaagaaaaagaaaacccttcTGAAGAACAGCTTTTTTTGAGCAACCCTTTGGACAAGCGGCAAGGAGAAGCAGATAAAGACTGGAAATTCTGGAAATTAAAGCTATAGAGAGAACTTACGTGGTGTAAAAGGGCAAGTTAGTGGTGCCCAAAAGCTCGATCATCGAAAGAAATACTTGAATAAATAGAACTCCATATCGACAGAGACTTGAGAGTTCAGACTTCAACAGAATTTCATGTGgacccaaataaaattattttttctttcttttttatctgcaaaagataaacaaaaaaacaacaactataaTTCTTGTTTGAAACCTACTAcgagattttcttttaaaaaataccgaAATTTtgaggcaaaaaaaaagaaagaagagaaaatgggTCCCACAGTAGCTTCGTGGTTTGGTGGGTCCCATAATAATGCCAGCAACATGTAACTTTGTCCGACAAGATAAAGAGTTGGTTGGTACTTTGAATCCAGTTTGGGCGGGTAGAAAATCTTCTGTCAAGCCCACTTCAATAttaacaaacaataacaataaaaaatcaattgagtTGTTAATTTCAGTGAGAAGTCAtaagattttttgttgttattatttttgtatgtatttgaaacaatatattataatattgcattaattttattaatgtatgtatttaaaaaataaatttattataatactaatcttggtatttaaattaaaaaaataattataaaatatctcctatattttgttttttttttatttttcatttaaagttcgagaaattatgattttatagcAGATGGTTGGACTTTGAAGTAGATGCAGGTGCACTTGGAGTAGAGCTTGAAAACCAAATATTTGATTCATTGGTTAAAGATGTGGTTGCTGAAATCTTGTTATTTTAGGCTCCATCGagggattttttaattattaagatgaatataatagaaaacttataaataatcaaatgttttttgtggtttttttggaTATTAAATGTTAGCACTTGTATAAACTTCACAGAAGAAATTATAACTTCTcaaatatgagataaaaaataaaaataacaagtttttttgtaattattataccttcaaaaaatatattttaaaatttataaaaaaaaaataaaatatataaagggCCAAATATACAGAAGTTTGTGAATCAGCAAGGACCACCTTGCAAGACTAAATATTTCTTGATGACCAATAACAAAATAGTCCCGTTAAGAAAGGATGGAAAGAACCTTTATTATGAGGGTGTGTTTGGTTTAGCTTTTGTGGTTGAGGTTGTGGTTGGGTACAGCCCAATTATACACAAAACTCAACCACAAaagctaatattttttgttttttataatattttaataggtTCTACACCCCACCTCAACCTCCACTACTAAAACAAACActctctaaaaaaagaaaacacacctTCTTGTTCTTGACCATCAAATCAATCTCTTTCCTTGAAgttatgtaattaattatataaatatgaaGAATGGAGTTGTAGGGAATTTGGAATATCAGAGCCTAAAATCTTAAAGAAGTTCTTGGTGGAATGAAATTCTTTTTGCGCCTGGTAAGGAGCAATATGTTCGTCCCGAAAATGAATTGGAAAGTATTTGGGAATCTTGAACGAATAACAAAGCAGGCTTTAATAGTTTTGGGAATCTGAAAATGAAATTCAACACATAGACAACAAAACCTTGGGATTAcaactttggttttttctttaattttaacagTATTGGTATTTTCTAACTAATTTGTATATAATTGagttaaatacttttttaattaaatcttagaCAAGTATATCTACACCTTCACAAAAagaattcttgaatttaaacCTAAATCCCTATAGACACTACGGAGACAATTAGCTAGAACAATTAAGGTGTTTTGcaataacagttattttttaaaatatttttatttgaagatatattaaaataaaatattttt
This genomic interval from Populus nigra chromosome 11, ddPopNigr1.1, whole genome shotgun sequence contains the following:
- the LOC133667865 gene encoding uncharacterized protein LOC133667865 isoform X3, translating into MTIMELKGITWVGDIYLKFEARLLEVEEIMREEAVKYVENQMQTVSNNVRKFYLDVMQDLCSPDSEDPANGAVSKFPVDSGADVGIYMKPEDGMEEKCGKADDPEQLAEDPKMTADSGSDCLPLRRRITVRRISRQHSKGSLSNKSNLDTDKNSNCNNVSPNEISGTTTLSSKFSSNVELADQNLEASCDQTARLATPGCVEVTDHFSMEESKNEIKNASKHVPEISFNKPPLDMVNITETGRHEGTCSRPSSRNLLEESNESAANGNMQTNKFAYEEDFVSNSDEWRIESDEDGTIIDEGMEIIQVDKARLEEVCVLVNVDEFHHVPREGKNRPYKKIRDVFCSRKRSVMKEYEQLAVQCSSDSKSKEEESITSSMPTLSIKEAKRSLSHDPSEPEWELV
- the LOC133667863 gene encoding protein trichome birefringence-like 42, which codes for MDLSTTLKKHKHTEGMEAGSSTIGKNWRLCIFASFMSFIVLMFFQKQCQNSPKLSSLLNVGVSMSMSSLTSTSSELLESTNLVKNESTNLVENDLNPMKEEEVKCNIFDGKWVYEPEGGPQHTAAECPFLSEQVSCQRNGRPDFEYEKWRWEAKDCDVPRFNGIDMLERLRGKRVIIVGDSLNRNQWESLACLLYSAIPSSQAHVDVRSGVYKVFKTKDYNCSVEFYWSPFLVQLKQENGNRILRLDKLSPLAKKWRGADVMVFNTAHWWVHSGKVKSWDLFQYKGKLVEEMEIESALRKGMRTWARWIDHYVDATKTTVFFRSISPQHQGKQWCYNITQPNMDESYVSAFPKPMKEIIEITIRSMMIPVRYLNITKLSEYRRDAHPALYARKQEKLLKTEQQLQEESHPDCSHWCLPGLPDTWNRLLYASLVVDTSNSKHLVA
- the LOC133667865 gene encoding uncharacterized protein LOC133667865 isoform X4, which translates into the protein MQTVSNNVRKFYLDVMQDLCSPDSEDPANGAVSKFPVDSGADVGIYMKPEDGMEEKCGKADDPEQLAEDPKMTADSGSDCLPLRRRITVRRISRQHSKGSLSNKSNLDTDKNSNCNNVSPNEISGTTTLSSKFSSNVELADQNLEASCDQTARLATPGCVEVTDHFSMEESKNEIKNASKHVPEISFNKPPLDMVNITETGRHEGTCSRPSSRNLLEESNGVCISNEFVSMIESAANGNMQTNKFAYEEDFVSNSDEWRIESDEDGTIIDEGMEIIQVDKARLEEVCVLVNVDEFHHVPREGKNRPYKKIRDVFCSRKRSVMKEYEQLAVQCSSDSKSKEEESITSSMPTLSIKEAKRSLSHDPSEPEWELV
- the LOC133667865 gene encoding uncharacterized protein LOC133667865 isoform X1 codes for the protein MTIMELKGITWVGDIYLKFEARLLEVEEIMREEAVKYVENQMQTVSNNVRKFYLDVMQDLCSPDSEDPANGAVSKFPVDSGADVGIYMKPEDGMEEKCGKADDPEQLAEDPKMTADSGSDCLPLRRRITVRRISRQHSKGSLSNKSNLDTDKNSNCNNVSPNEISGTTTLSSKFSSNVELADQNLEASCDQTARLATPGCVEVTDHFSMEESKNEIKNASKHVPEISFNKPPLDMVNITETGRHEGTCSRPSSRNLLEESNGVCISNEFVSMIESAANGNMQTNKFAYEEDFVSNSDEWRIESDEDGTIIDEGMEIIQVDKARLEEVCVLVNVDEFHHVPREGKNRPYKKIRDVFCSRKRSVMKEYEQLAVQCSSDSKSKEEESITSSMPTLSIKEAKRSLSHDPSEPEWELV
- the LOC133667865 gene encoding uncharacterized protein LOC133667865 isoform X2, which produces MTIMELKGITWVGDIYLKFEARLLEVEEIMREEAVKYVENQMQTVSNNVRKFYLDVMQDLCSPDSEDPANGAVSKFPVDSGADVGIYMKPEDGMEEKCGKADDPEQLAEDPKMTADSGSDCLPLRRRITVRRISRQHSKGSLSNKSNLDTDKNSNCNNVSPNEISGTTTLSSKFSSNVELADQNLEASCDQTARLATPGCVEVTDHFSMEESKNEIKNASKHVPEISFNKPPLDMVNITETGRHEGTCSRPSSRNLLEESNGVCISNEFVSMIESAANGNMQTNKFAYEEDFVSNSDEWRIESDEDGTIIDEGMEIIQVDKARLEEVCVLVNVDEFHHVPREGKNRPYKIRDVFCSRKRSVMKEYEQLAVQCSSDSKSKEEESITSSMPTLSIKEAKRSLSHDPSEPEWELV